The genomic DNA TGCGTCGCTGCGCTGGCTGTACTGGCGGAGGCCGTCGGTGAGGGTCGTGCGTGCGTCGGAGGCGAAGTCGGACACCCAGACTGACTTACCCTCCTGGACCGCGCGGCCGGCGATGCCCGCGCCCGGCGGCAGCATGTGCCGCGGCCCCACGAAGTCCGGCCCCTCGCCGAACCACGCCACCGCGCGCAGGGAGCCGTCGGGCTCGCGGAGGCGGAGCCGCGCGAAGCTCGCGCTCAGCAGCGGGCACACCCCTTCCACGATGTGGCGGCCCACCGCGGTGACGTCCAGCGTCTCGGTGAGGCTGCGCGCCACACTGGCCAGCTCTTCGGCCTCGAGACGGCGGCGCGTGGCCTCGACGTAGAGGCGCGCGTTCTCGAGCGTGAGCGCGGCCTGATCGGCCACCGCCTGGGCCACGCGCACGTCGCTCTCGGTGAACACACGGCCGGCCAGGTCGCCCACCGACAGCGCGCCCAGGACGGTGTCGCGCGCCACCAGCGGGACCGAGAGGACCGCGCGGTACGTGGCCTGCTCGATGCGGGCGCGCACCTCCGGGGGCAACGTGATGCGCGGGTCGTCCAGGAGGTTCGCCGTGATCACGGGCCGGCGCTCGCGCGCCGCCAGGCTGGCCACTCCGGTGCCGCGCGGAAACACGACGACGCGCCCCTGGGTCGGCCCCACGTCGCCCGAGGTCGCCACCGCGATGATGTCGCCGGAGTCCGGATCGAGACGGTAGAGCCCGGCGGTCTGCGTGCCGATCAGCGCGCGCACGGCGTCCGCGATCTCCTGGGCCATCGCGACCGGGTCGAGCGTCTGCGCGAGCACACGGCCCAGCCCGGCCAGCGATTCCGCCTCGCGCCGGCGCGCCTGGGTCTCCAAGAAGAGCCGTGCGTTCCGGACGGCCAGGGCGGCCTGGGACGCGAACGAGACGAGCAGCTCGCGGCCGTCCTCGCCGAGCCCCTCGCCGCGCCGGAGATTGAGGGTGAGCACGCCGGCCAGCACGTCGCCGGCCACCACGGGCGCGCCGGCGAACGCCGTGAGGTCATTGGCGCGCGCCCAGCTCACCGACTGGATGCGCTCGTCGACCGTGACGTCGTCCACGAAGAGCGGCGCGCGGTTCCGCGCGACCCAGCCCGTGCCGCCCTGCTCGAAGCCGAGTTCCATGGGCATGTCGAGCATGCTCACCGAGGGGTGCACCGTCCACGCACGGCGCACGAGCCGGCGGTTCACCGTGTCGGCGTCCCAGAGCACGACCGCGGGCGCCCCGGTGACCCGGGCCAGCGCCTCCGTGATGTGGCGGAGCAGCGGGGCGAGGTCCAGCTCCTGGATGAGGGCCGCGTTCACCTCGGTCAGCGCGGTGAACCGCCGCTCGCGGGCCGCGAGGCCGGCCACCGCCTGCTCGCGCTCCCGGCTCGCGGCGGCGAACTGCCGGCCAATGAGCCAGGCCACTCCGAGCCCGAAGGCGGTGATCGCGCCGAGACCGAAGAGGTTGGCGCGGAAGCGCGCCGCCGCGGGCCCGTAGGCGACACGCGTAGGGGTGGCCGCCACCACCATCCACGGCGCTTGCGTGAGCCCGGCGGCCCCGGCGAGGTAGCGCGTGCCGTTCTCCGCCCGCCACTCACCCACCCCGTCGCGAAGGCGGATCAGCTCCGAGGCCTCCCGCGCCGCGCCGATCATGCGGCCGACGAGCGGCCCGGCGGGCGTCGTGCTCGCCAGCACCTCGCGCTCGGCGCTCAGCACGCTGAGCGCCACGCCCTCGTGTGTGGACGTGGCGTCGAGGAACGTGGAGAGCTTGTCGAGATCGAGCTCAGCGACGAGGGCCCCCGTGACCTGACCTCGCATCCCCGTGGTCGGCACCACGATGGCTGCCGCCCGCGCCGCGCCCAGCATCCCGGCGCGCGCATCCCCGACCTGCGGCTCGACGCCCTTGAACGCCGCCTGGAAGGCCGGATCGTCGACAAGCCCCGCGAGCGCGCGGGCATCGGGCGGCGCGCTCGAGACGAGCACGCGGCCCTCGGGGGTGGTGGCCAGGAAGCCGGAGACGAAGGGCTGCGTGGCCTGCGCCTGCTCGGTCATCTCGGCGAGGTCGGCGGCCTGCAGTCGATCCAGGACTCGCACCGCCGCGAGCGTCCGGAGGCTCTCGATGCGCCCCGACAGGAGGGCGTCGAGCTGATGCGCGCTCGCGCGCGCCACCGCGAGGAGCGCCTCCTGGGACTGCGCCCGGGCGATGCGCTGGTCGAGCCAGAAGCTCCAGGCGGCGCCCGCGACGAGCAGCGCGAGCACGCCCAGCACGAGGGTGACGAGTTTGGCGCGAATGGTCCAGCGCATGGGGCCGGCCGACGGCCGTCACGCATGAGTATAGTCCACCGAACTGCCAATGCCGCGGTCGCGAAAAACCCGGCGGAACGGGCCAGGTCTCCACGGCCGCCGGCCCGGCACGGCAGGTGACGATCCGCGCGCTACTCGTAGCCGCTGGATGGACCCTTATTGTTCTTGCCGATGCAAAGCCGTGTCACGACCTTGACAACCCTGGTGGCCGCTTCCATACTTCCGCGCGTCGGCCCGGGTCGTGACCGTCGGGAGGAGGCCGGCGGGCTGAATCGGAGTCTTACACGTCGTGTCTTCAGAGCGGAAGTTCGGGACCGCTGAGGAGAGCCGAATGAATCGGAGAATTCTTGGCTTGGTCGCGAGCGTCGCCGTGGCGCTCCTGGTCGTTCCCTCCATCACCCCGGCGCAGAGCCCCGCGCCTGCCGGCATGAAGATGTACGTGTTCAGCTCGGGCGGCCTCACGATCGCGAAGAGCGCGCTCCAGTCCGGGGCCTCGAGCAATCCCATCACCGTGCCGGTCGGCTTCTTCGTGGTTCGGCACCCGAAGGGTAACTTTCTCTTCGACACCGGGAACAACGACAAGATCATCAATGACCCGAGCTACTGGGGACCGTTCATCAAGGGCCTCACGCCCGAGCGCGGCCCCGACGTGGCCATCGACACGCAGCTCAAGAAGATCGGGCTGACCCCCGACGACATCAAGTACGTGGCCGTCGGGCACATGCACCTGGACCATGGCGGCAATGTCTGCAAGTTCCCGAAGGCGATCTTCCTCGTCCAGAAGGACGAGATGAAGAACGCCGCGTGGCCTGAGCCCGGCACCGCCGGCCCGTACGTCCCGGGCGACGTGGCCTGCCTGCGGAACGACATGGGCGAGGCGCTGCCGAACAAGTACAAGATGGAGCAGCTCACCGGTGACCTCGACGTGTTCGGCGATGGTAGCGTGGTGCTGAAGAGCTGGCCGGGCCACACTCCCGGTAGCCAGATGGCGATCGTCCGTCTTCCGAAGACCGGGACGGTGATCCTGACCAGCGACAACGTCTACTTCTCCGAGAACGTCACCAAGAATCTACTGCCCGACATCTCGCTGGCCTACAATCCGACGGGCATCCTGAATGCCTACGAGTACATCCGGACGATGCAGGGTCGGGAGAACGCGAGCTTCATGACCGCCCACGATCCGGACGGTCCCGCCGGGAAGGCGCGCTCCACCCACGCCCCGCAGGTCTTCGAGTAGACGGCCGGAACGAACCCACGCACCGTCGGACGGCGAGACCGTCCGGCGGTGTCGTCTTCTGCTCCGCATGCCTCCGCTGATCGCCGTCGAGCAGCTCAGCAAGTGGTATGGCTCCCGCCTGGCGGTCGATCGAGTCTCCCTCGAGGTCGAGCGCGGCGAGGTCATGGGTCTGCTCGGCCCGAACGGCTCGGGCAAGACGACGATCCTCCGGATCCTGACCGGCTACCTCCATCCCAGCGAGGGCGCGGTCCGCATCGCGGACCTGGACATGGTGGCCCGATCGCGCGAGGCCCGCGCGCGGGTAGGCTACGTCCCCGAGGACGTGCCTCTCTACGAGTGGATGCGGGTCCGCGAGTTCCTCCGATTCATGGCGCGGCTGCGCGGCCTCCGGGGCGGCGCGGTGAGCCGCGCCGTCGAGGCCGCGGTCGAGCGTCTGGCGCTCGGAAGCGTGCGCGACCTGCTCATCGCAACGCTTTCCCGGGGATACCGACAGCGCGTCGCGATCGCGCAGGCCCTTCTCGGAGATCCGGCGGTCCTGGTGCTCGACGAGCCCACCAACGGTCTCGACCCATGGCAGATCATCGAGATGCGCGGTCACATCCGAGCCCTCGCGGGCGCCCACGCGGTCCTGGTCACGTCGCACATCCTGGGCGAGATCGAGCGGGTGGCGGACCGAGTGGCGGTCCTGCTCGCCGGCCGGCTTCTGGGCGTGCATCGCCTCCGGACGGATGGCGTCGACGCTCGACTTCGTCTGCGCGTCCAGGGTCCCGTCGAGGCGGTCCGCGCCCGGCTCCAGGAGATCCCCGGCGTGCAGGCGGTGACGGTGGAAAGTACCCCCGCGCCGGACGTCAACAGGTACCTGGTGGAGAGCCGGGTGGGACCGAACGCAGACCGGATCGCCGCAGCGCTGATCGCGGCCGGCTTCGGCCTCCTCGAGATGACCACGGCTCCCCGGGACCTGGAAGCGCTGTTCCTCGAGCTCACGGGCCAGGCTCCGGAGGCGATCCGGTGAGTCACCTCGGCACCCTGCTGCTGAAGGAGGAGCGGGCCGTCTTCTCCTCGCCGATCGCCTACTCCACCGTCGCGGTCTACCTCCTCCTGATGGGCTATACGTTCACCGCGGTGCTCTTCCTCAACCGCACCGGAGATCTCGTGCGCGTCTTCTTCCAGGCCGCGGTGCTGTTCCTGCTCATCGTGCCGGTGGTGACCATGCGTCTGTTCGCGGAGGAGCGGCGCGCCGGCACCCTGGAGCTCCTGCTCACCGCGCCGGTCCGGGAGATGGACATCGTGGTCGCCAAGTTCCTGGCCGGGCTCACCCTGCCGACCCTGATGCTCGTCCTGACCGCGAGCTACGCGATCGTCCTCGGCGTCTACGGCGATCCGGACTGGGGGCCGATCTACAGCGGGTTCCTCGGGCTCTTCCTCCTCGCGGCGGGCTTGACCGCGGTCGGGCTGCTCGCCTCCAGCCTGGCCCCGAACCAGATCGTGGCGGCGATGGCGGCCATGGGCGTCGGCATCCTGCTGTGGATGATCGACACCCTCGGCTACCTCCTGCCCGACCCCTTCGATCGGATCGTCTCCCACGCCTCCCTGGTCGCGCACTTCACGCCCTTCGCCACCGGCGCGATGTTCCTGTCGGACGTGGGGTTCTTCGTCACCCTCGTCCTGACCGGGCTGTTTCTGAGCAGCCGCGCACTCGCCCGCCGATAGGCCGGCGATAGGGATGGATCGTCTCGACGTCGTCAACTCTCTCTGGTTCGTGGCTTGGCTCGCGGCCCTCGCAACGCTCTTCGTCCTCGGGGCCCGGCTGCCCTTGCAGCCCCGCCTGCGACGGCCGCTGGCCCTCGCCTATGGCGCCGGGATCGTCCTGGCCACGCTCGGCATCGCGGTGCTGGCCAACGTGGCCCTCGTGCTGCACGACGCGCACTTCGACCTCACCCGCGAGGCCGTGTTC from Candidatus Methylomirabilota bacterium includes the following:
- a CDS encoding GAF domain-containing protein, which gives rise to MRWTIRAKLVTLVLGVLALLVAGAAWSFWLDQRIARAQSQEALLAVARASAHQLDALLSGRIESLRTLAAVRVLDRLQAADLAEMTEQAQATQPFVSGFLATTPEGRVLVSSAPPDARALAGLVDDPAFQAAFKGVEPQVGDARAGMLGAARAAAIVVPTTGMRGQVTGALVAELDLDKLSTFLDATSTHEGVALSVLSAEREVLASTTPAGPLVGRMIGAAREASELIRLRDGVGEWRAENGTRYLAGAAGLTQAPWMVVAATPTRVAYGPAAARFRANLFGLGAITAFGLGVAWLIGRQFAAASREREQAVAGLAARERRFTALTEVNAALIQELDLAPLLRHITEALARVTGAPAVVLWDADTVNRRLVRRAWTVHPSVSMLDMPMELGFEQGGTGWVARNRAPLFVDDVTVDERIQSVSWARANDLTAFAGAPVVAGDVLAGVLTLNLRRGEGLGEDGRELLVSFASQAALAVRNARLFLETQARRREAESLAGLGRVLAQTLDPVAMAQEIADAVRALIGTQTAGLYRLDPDSGDIIAVATSGDVGPTQGRVVVFPRGTGVASLAARERRPVITANLLDDPRITLPPEVRARIEQATYRAVLSVPLVARDTVLGALSVGDLAGRVFTESDVRVAQAVADQAALTLENARLYVEATRRRLEAEELASVARSLTETLDVTAVGRHIVEGVCPLLSASFARLRLREPDGSLRAVAWFGEGPDFVGPRHMLPPGAGIAGRAVQEGKSVWVSDFASDARTTLTDGLRQYSQRSDARAVLGVPLRVRGEIIGALTVGDQTGRVYTPGDVALAEAFADQAALALDNARLYEETRERLRALQDTQAQLVQAAKLSAVGQLVSGVAHELNNPLSVVIGHGQLMLSKNPPAEIRRPIELIVAQGDRMAKIVQGLLLFSRQRATARGPVNLPEIIEQTLFLRAAQLRLSGIEVRLEFASDSPPAEGDAHQLQQVILNLLLNAEQAILQARAERPRPIDDTGESGDRIIVRTEATWIGGVEWVRLEVEDNGPGIAPAVLPRIFEPFFTTKAVGQGTGLGLSVSYGIVEQHAGRLSAVSEPGCTVFTVLLPRYAAGRPAPTASAADRARAVGSGRSALVVDDEPEIIEVVTTVLERSGWKVETADGGRAALERVRAAHYDLVVSDIRMPAGDGETFYREAVAARPALAGRFLFITGDTANPGAWAFVQSAHIAVLEKPFKADDLLAAIERLTL
- a CDS encoding N-acyl homoserine lactonase family protein, with the translated sequence MNRRILGLVASVAVALLVVPSITPAQSPAPAGMKMYVFSSGGLTIAKSALQSGASSNPITVPVGFFVVRHPKGNFLFDTGNNDKIINDPSYWGPFIKGLTPERGPDVAIDTQLKKIGLTPDDIKYVAVGHMHLDHGGNVCKFPKAIFLVQKDEMKNAAWPEPGTAGPYVPGDVACLRNDMGEALPNKYKMEQLTGDLDVFGDGSVVLKSWPGHTPGSQMAIVRLPKTGTVILTSDNVYFSENVTKNLLPDISLAYNPTGILNAYEYIRTMQGRENASFMTAHDPDGPAGKARSTHAPQVFE
- a CDS encoding ABC transporter ATP-binding protein produces the protein MPPLIAVEQLSKWYGSRLAVDRVSLEVERGEVMGLLGPNGSGKTTILRILTGYLHPSEGAVRIADLDMVARSREARARVGYVPEDVPLYEWMRVREFLRFMARLRGLRGGAVSRAVEAAVERLALGSVRDLLIATLSRGYRQRVAIAQALLGDPAVLVLDEPTNGLDPWQIIEMRGHIRALAGAHAVLVTSHILGEIERVADRVAVLLAGRLLGVHRLRTDGVDARLRLRVQGPVEAVRARLQEIPGVQAVTVESTPAPDVNRYLVESRVGPNADRIAAALIAAGFGLLEMTTAPRDLEALFLELTGQAPEAIR
- a CDS encoding ABC transporter permease is translated as MSHLGTLLLKEERAVFSSPIAYSTVAVYLLLMGYTFTAVLFLNRTGDLVRVFFQAAVLFLLIVPVVTMRLFAEERRAGTLELLLTAPVREMDIVVAKFLAGLTLPTLMLVLTASYAIVLGVYGDPDWGPIYSGFLGLFLLAAGLTAVGLLASSLAPNQIVAAMAAMGVGILLWMIDTLGYLLPDPFDRIVSHASLVAHFTPFATGAMFLSDVGFFVTLVLTGLFLSSRALARR